The following proteins come from a genomic window of Rutidosis leptorrhynchoides isolate AG116_Rl617_1_P2 chromosome 10, CSIRO_AGI_Rlap_v1, whole genome shotgun sequence:
- the LOC139870120 gene encoding uncharacterized protein, giving the protein MEVSNVNNGGVFNGMERLIGNNYKYWKMCMEAYLQDQDLWELVAGSDAIIPVETLEQGESRRKWKIKCGKALFALRTSISKEFIEHVRDLNSPKEVWDTLEKLFTKKNTALLQFLKNELAISRQEGMSVSEYFLQVKTLCSQISEIDTNEKISESRLRRYLIRGLKKEYVPFITSIHGWSTQPSVEELENLLSNQEALAKQMAKGFENDAVLFSKGKNFKKGSSSK; this is encoded by the coding sequence ATGGAAGTCTCAAATGTAAACAATGGAGGTGTGTTCAATGGTATGGAAAGACTTATAGGCAACAACTACAAGTATTGGAAGATGTGTATGGAGGCTTATCTCCAAGATCAAGATCTATGGGAACTTGTGGCCGGAAGCGATGCCATAATTCCCGTAGAAACTCTTGAGCAAGGCGAGTCACGAAGAAAATGGAAGATTAAGTGTGGGAAGGCTCTCTTTGCGTTGAGGACATCAATTAGCAAAGAGTTCATAGAACACGTTCGTGATCTTAACTCTCCAAAGGAGGTTTGGGATACTCTTGAGAAACTCTTTACCAAGAAGAATACCGCACTGTTGCAATTCTTGAAAAATGAGTTAGCAATCTCAAGACAAGAAGGTATGTCAGTTTCTGAATATTTCTTACAGGTGAAAACTCTTTGTTCTCAAATTTCAGAGATTGATACAAACGAGAAAATTAGTGAATCTCGGTTGCGAAGATATTTAATTCgtggtttgaagaaagagtatgttcCATTCATAACCTCTATACATGGGTGGTCTACTCAACCTTCGGTTGAAGAATTAGAGAATTTGCTCTCTAATCAAGAAGCTTTGGCCAAGCAAATGGCTAAAGGATTTGAAAATGATGCGGTATTATTTTCAAAAGGGAAGAACTTCAAGAAAGGTTCTTCTAGCAAATAA